In Halobacterium sp. R2-5, the following are encoded in one genomic region:
- a CDS encoding sulfurtransferase TusA family protein, translating to MSAEFDITETLDVKGASCPMPVVKTKTAIDDLSEGEILEVLATDSGSMSDIDGWADGTEGVELVEQEEGDGVYKHYVRKTE from the coding sequence ATGAGTGCTGAATTCGACATTACAGAGACGCTCGACGTGAAAGGCGCATCGTGTCCCATGCCAGTGGTGAAGACGAAGACGGCTATCGACGACCTCTCCGAGGGTGAAATCCTCGAAGTGCTGGCGACCGACTCCGGAAGCATGAGCGACATCGACGGCTGGGCCGACGGCACCGAGGGCGTCGAACTCGTCGAACAGGAGGAAGGCGACGGCGTGTACAAACACTACGTTCGCAAGACGGAGTAA
- a CDS encoding helix-turn-helix domain-containing protein, producing MPDSMSEQLRRDMECEGLLECFHGLKELDKECFQALVEAEEPLTVDEIADAVDRERSTAYRAVQRLLQTGFIEKDQINYDQGGYYHVYSPTDPSKIADDMQRLLNDWYAKMGQLIQEFETKYEQSETAPSAAES from the coding sequence ATGCCAGATTCGATGTCTGAACAACTCCGCCGGGACATGGAGTGCGAGGGGCTGCTGGAGTGCTTCCACGGCCTCAAAGAGCTCGACAAGGAGTGCTTCCAGGCGCTCGTCGAGGCCGAAGAACCGCTGACTGTCGACGAAATCGCCGACGCAGTAGACCGCGAACGCTCGACCGCCTACCGCGCCGTCCAGCGGCTGCTGCAGACCGGTTTCATCGAGAAGGACCAGATCAACTACGACCAGGGCGGCTACTACCACGTCTACTCGCCGACGGATCCCTCGAAGATCGCCGACGACATGCAGCGCCTGCTCAACGACTGGTACGCGAAGATGGGCCAGCTCATTCAGGAGTTCGAGACCAAGTACGAACAGTCCGAGACTGCGCCCTCGGCCGCCGAAAGCTAA
- a CDS encoding DsrE/DsrF/DrsH-like family protein, with protein MSTDTPDASADDAPSRADLAARVDELEDALAEATSEDDGKKMSIIATKGTLDMAYPPLILASTAAAFGYEVTVFHTFWGLEILHEERSKNLKLSSVGNPNMPVPNAVAALPGMDRVTTKMMEKKISDNDTATIEELIETSLDMGVEFQACQMTIDLMDYDEDDFYDGVTTGVGAATALQDMADADIQLLV; from the coding sequence ATGAGCACGGACACACCCGACGCGTCGGCCGACGACGCGCCCTCGCGTGCGGATCTGGCCGCGCGCGTCGACGAACTCGAGGACGCGCTCGCCGAAGCCACCAGTGAGGACGACGGCAAGAAGATGAGCATCATCGCGACGAAGGGCACGCTCGACATGGCGTACCCGCCGCTCATCCTCGCCAGCACCGCCGCTGCGTTCGGCTACGAGGTGACCGTCTTCCACACGTTCTGGGGGCTGGAAATCCTCCACGAGGAGCGCTCGAAGAACCTCAAACTCAGCTCCGTCGGCAACCCCAACATGCCCGTCCCGAACGCCGTCGCCGCGCTCCCGGGCATGGACCGCGTGACGACGAAGATGATGGAGAAGAAGATCTCGGACAACGACACCGCCACCATCGAGGAGCTCATCGAGACGAGCCTCGACATGGGTGTGGAGTTCCAGGCCTGTCAGATGACCATCGACCTCATGGACTACGACGAGGACGACTTCTACGACGGTGTCACCACGGGCGTCGGCGCGGCGACCGCCCTCCAGGACATGGCCGACGCCGACATCCAGCTCCTCGTCTGA
- a CDS encoding MBL fold metallo-hydrolase codes for MQELSPEELGEQLQDDDEDPLVLDIRHEEDFEEWHIPGSRSVDVYDELTDDPEQAIEPLSDLPDGEQIVTVCAAGVVSQTATEVLRELDYDAVTLTDGMNGWSRVHRHAEVPVDVDGTLVQVARPGKGCLSHVLVSDGEAAVFDPSHYLDEYETILDEYDADLVGVFDTHAHADHVSGAADLADRHDVPYYLHQKDALAIDATPIEDGQTVTVGSLDIEVVHTPGHSEGSVSFDVEGAALLTGDTLFHDSVGRVELGVEAGIEDSDVEQNAATLYESLQRLLDRPDDALVLPAHDPGSPEPPVTATLAEVRERNTDLGRDRDEFVEDLASDIPDHPPNFERVKQTNVGQESVPEDELAELELGPNNCAAE; via the coding sequence ATGCAGGAACTCTCGCCAGAGGAGCTCGGCGAACAGTTACAGGACGACGACGAGGACCCACTCGTCCTGGACATTCGCCACGAGGAAGACTTCGAGGAGTGGCACATTCCGGGCAGCCGTAGCGTCGACGTCTACGACGAATTGACCGACGACCCGGAACAGGCCATAGAACCGCTCTCCGACCTCCCCGACGGCGAACAGATCGTCACCGTCTGTGCGGCGGGCGTCGTCTCACAGACTGCGACGGAAGTACTCCGAGAACTGGACTACGACGCGGTGACGCTGACGGACGGAATGAACGGCTGGAGCCGCGTCCACCGCCACGCCGAGGTCCCCGTCGACGTCGACGGCACGCTCGTCCAGGTCGCGCGTCCGGGGAAAGGCTGTCTCTCGCACGTCCTCGTCTCGGACGGCGAGGCCGCCGTCTTCGACCCGTCACACTATCTCGACGAGTACGAGACGATTCTCGACGAGTACGACGCCGACCTCGTCGGCGTCTTCGACACGCACGCCCACGCCGACCACGTCTCGGGTGCCGCGGACCTCGCCGACCGCCACGACGTTCCCTACTACCTCCACCAGAAGGACGCGCTCGCTATCGACGCGACGCCGATCGAAGACGGACAGACCGTGACCGTCGGCAGTCTCGATATCGAGGTCGTCCACACGCCCGGCCACAGCGAGGGGAGCGTCTCCTTCGACGTCGAGGGCGCGGCGCTGCTCACCGGCGATACGCTTTTCCACGACAGCGTCGGCCGCGTCGAACTCGGCGTCGAAGCCGGCATCGAGGACTCCGACGTCGAGCAGAACGCCGCGACGCTCTACGAGAGCCTCCAGCGCCTACTTGACCGGCCGGACGACGCGTTAGTCCTCCCAGCACACGACCCCGGCTCGCCCGAACCCCCGGTGACCGCCACTCTCGCGGAGGTCAGAGAACGGAACACCGACCTCGGGCGCGACCGCGACGAGTTCGTCGAGGACCTCGCGTCCGACATCCCGGACCACCCGCCGAACTTCGAGCGCGTCAAGCAGACGAACGTCGGGCAGGAATCTGTCCCCGAGGACGAACTGGCCGAACTGGAACTGGGTCCGAACAACTGCGCGGCGGAGTGA
- a CDS encoding YeeE/YedE family protein yields MVIEALPLQVGAELFPNGISRYAVGGLLVGLGVTVIYLGTGISAGASTFLESTLSYVSDRSCFQQYVASRDWRLVFTLGIVLGAAVYAVVYQGGAWTTDVQPWRLLVGGVFVGIGTRVGKGCTSGHGVCGVGSASKTSIVGVLTFLTVAIVTAQVVAALGVSP; encoded by the coding sequence ATGGTGATTGAGGCACTCCCGCTACAGGTTGGCGCCGAGCTGTTCCCGAACGGAATCAGCCGGTACGCCGTCGGCGGGCTGCTCGTCGGCCTCGGTGTCACCGTCATCTACCTCGGGACCGGCATCAGCGCCGGCGCGAGCACGTTCCTGGAGTCGACGCTGTCGTACGTCTCCGACCGGTCCTGCTTCCAGCAGTACGTCGCCTCGCGGGACTGGCGGCTCGTGTTCACGCTCGGCATCGTCCTCGGCGCAGCCGTGTACGCAGTCGTCTACCAGGGCGGCGCGTGGACGACCGACGTCCAGCCGTGGCGGCTGCTCGTCGGCGGCGTCTTCGTCGGTATCGGCACGCGCGTCGGGAAGGGGTGTACGTCGGGTCACGGCGTCTGTGGCGTCGGCTCGGCGTCGAAGACGTCCATCGTGGGCGTCCTCACGTTCCTCACCGTCGCCATCGTGACCGCACAGGTAGTCGCCGCACTGGGGGTGAGCCCCTGA
- a CDS encoding HalOD1 output domain-containing protein, whose amino-acid sequence MNELEDPISKVVDAVAEAEGVEPVTLDPPLAGVVDPDAVETLIEDPTASDLEIRFAYRGHDVVVDESGRVQVD is encoded by the coding sequence ATGAACGAACTCGAGGACCCCATCTCCAAGGTCGTCGATGCTGTCGCGGAGGCAGAGGGCGTCGAGCCAGTCACACTCGACCCGCCGCTAGCCGGGGTCGTCGATCCGGACGCAGTAGAAACGCTGATCGAGGACCCGACAGCGTCTGACCTCGAGATTCGGTTCGCGTATCGCGGTCACGACGTCGTCGTCGACGAGAGCGGTCGCGTACAGGTCGACTAA
- a CDS encoding aminotransferase class V-fold PLP-dependent enzyme produces the protein MNPRELRADTPALHEDVYLNFGAHGPSPRYVVEAADEFVRSHEYETSTRNDPYEVAFDAYDRVRERVAAFVGADGDEIALTESTTAGINAVANAIDWEPGDTVVRTDLEHPAGTLPWQRLEQKGVDVRVVETEDGRVDLDAFAEAVDGAQLACFSAVTWTHGTRLPVGDLVDIAHEAGAFALVDAVQVPGQLPMDVDEWGADAVAAAGHKWLLGLWGGGFLYVDRDAAETLAPATVGYRSVETPTADPYEFAAGARRFEVGSSNPAPHVALAEAVDAIDEVGVDRIADRIQELAGRLADGVPDDRLLSPIEPESGLVTIDVGDPEATVDRLASEGIVVRALPTPDAVRASVHAVNTHAEVERLLDALEPEWA, from the coding sequence ATGAACCCCAGAGAACTTCGCGCCGACACGCCCGCCCTGCACGAGGACGTCTACCTGAACTTCGGCGCTCACGGGCCGAGCCCGCGGTACGTCGTCGAAGCCGCAGACGAGTTCGTGCGGTCACACGAGTACGAGACGAGTACTCGAAACGACCCCTACGAGGTGGCGTTCGACGCGTACGACCGTGTTCGCGAGCGCGTCGCCGCCTTCGTCGGTGCGGACGGCGACGAGATCGCGCTCACGGAGAGCACGACGGCGGGCATCAACGCCGTCGCGAACGCCATCGACTGGGAGCCCGGCGACACCGTCGTTCGAACCGACCTCGAACACCCGGCCGGGACGCTCCCGTGGCAACGCCTGGAACAGAAGGGCGTCGACGTCCGCGTCGTCGAGACCGAGGACGGCCGCGTCGACCTCGACGCCTTCGCCGAGGCCGTCGACGGCGCGCAGTTGGCGTGTTTCAGTGCGGTGACGTGGACGCACGGCACCCGGTTACCCGTCGGCGACCTCGTCGACATCGCCCACGAGGCCGGCGCGTTCGCGCTCGTCGACGCCGTGCAGGTGCCGGGACAGCTCCCGATGGACGTCGACGAGTGGGGTGCGGACGCCGTCGCGGCGGCCGGCCACAAGTGGCTGCTAGGGCTGTGGGGCGGCGGCTTTCTCTACGTCGACCGCGACGCCGCCGAAACGCTCGCGCCCGCCACAGTCGGCTACCGAAGCGTCGAAACGCCGACTGCAGACCCCTACGAGTTCGCGGCTGGCGCCCGACGGTTCGAGGTGGGGTCGTCCAATCCCGCTCCGCACGTCGCTCTGGCGGAGGCCGTCGATGCGATCGACGAGGTCGGAGTCGACCGTATCGCTGACCGTATCCAGGAGTTGGCCGGCCGGCTGGCCGATGGCGTCCCCGACGACCGGCTTCTCAGTCCGATCGAACCGGAGTCGGGACTCGTGACGATCGACGTGGGCGACCCCGAAGCGACGGTCGACCGACTCGCGTCGGAGGGAATCGTCGTCCGCGCTTTGCCGACGCCGGACGCCGTCCGCGCGTCGGTCCACGCGGTCAACACTCACGCTGAGGTCGAGCGGCTGCTGGACGCCCTCGAACCGGAGTGGGCCTGA
- a CDS encoding MFS transporter — protein sequence MSTTTDLKQGIREHLGQFSLHVLLVFATGLTIGSERTVVPVLGEDVLGVESFLVIGSFVVSFGIVKSILNLYAGKWGEEYGRKPVLVAGWATALPLPIILIFAPSWGWITVGNVLLGINQALTWSMAINAKIDLAGPDQRGLAVGIDEAFGYTGVAVGAWITGVIAGQWNLRPEPFYFLAVVVVLAFLISIFLIKETVQYAQAEGDDDHHDANLPFEAVLKRATYGDRTLFAAAQAGHIENFVDTLFWIAVPLYLTSQGLGIAAVGVVVGVHSAMYFLQIATGGLADRIGRRPPVIAGMFLAGAGVLGMVLVDSYLPWAVLAGTSGLGMALLYPNLMTVPSDAAHPTWRSAGMGVYRMWRDSGYAVGAILIGLSMEFVNAAAAFYVTAGLMFVSGAVVYLWMEETHPDFGTHEPPAPAASD from the coding sequence ATGAGTACGACGACTGACCTCAAACAGGGCATCCGCGAACACCTCGGCCAGTTCTCGCTGCACGTCCTGCTCGTCTTCGCGACCGGCCTGACCATCGGCTCCGAGCGCACCGTCGTCCCCGTGCTAGGGGAGGACGTCCTCGGCGTCGAGTCGTTCCTCGTGATCGGCTCGTTCGTCGTCTCGTTCGGCATCGTGAAGTCGATCCTCAACCTCTACGCCGGCAAGTGGGGCGAGGAGTACGGCCGCAAGCCTGTCCTCGTCGCCGGGTGGGCGACGGCGCTCCCGCTGCCGATCATCCTGATCTTCGCTCCCAGCTGGGGCTGGATCACCGTCGGGAACGTCCTGCTGGGAATCAACCAGGCGCTGACCTGGAGTATGGCGATCAACGCGAAGATCGACCTCGCGGGCCCCGACCAGCGGGGCCTCGCGGTCGGCATCGACGAGGCGTTCGGCTACACTGGCGTCGCCGTCGGCGCCTGGATCACGGGCGTCATCGCCGGCCAGTGGAATCTGCGGCCGGAGCCGTTCTACTTCCTCGCCGTGGTCGTCGTGCTGGCGTTCCTCATCTCGATCTTCCTGATCAAGGAGACCGTCCAGTACGCGCAGGCCGAAGGTGACGACGACCACCACGACGCGAATCTGCCGTTCGAGGCGGTGCTGAAGCGCGCGACGTACGGCGACCGGACGCTGTTCGCGGCGGCGCAGGCCGGCCACATCGAGAACTTCGTCGACACGCTGTTCTGGATCGCCGTCCCGCTGTACCTGACGAGTCAGGGCCTCGGCATCGCGGCGGTCGGGGTCGTCGTCGGCGTCCACAGCGCGATGTACTTCCTCCAGATCGCGACCGGCGGGCTCGCGGACCGCATCGGTCGCCGTCCGCCCGTCATCGCCGGGATGTTCCTCGCCGGCGCGGGCGTCCTCGGGATGGTGCTCGTCGATAGCTACCTCCCGTGGGCCGTCTTGGCTGGCACCTCCGGGCTCGGCATGGCGCTGCTGTACCCGAACCTGATGACGGTTCCGAGCGACGCCGCCCACCCGACGTGGCGGTCGGCTGGGATGGGCGTCTACCGGATGTGGCGTGACTCCGGCTACGCCGTCGGCGCGATCCTGATCGGACTCTCGATGGAGTTCGTGAACGCGGCAGCCGCGTTCTACGTGACCGCCGGCCTGATGTTCGTCTCCGGCGCTGTGGTGTATCTCTGGATGGAGGAAACCCACCCCGACTTCGGCACTCACGAGCCGCCCGCGCCTGCGGCCTCCGATTGA
- a CDS encoding MBL fold metallo-hydrolase → MNADDFPTPDVDVESVDPESLKDRIDAGEDVTLLDARMQSDYDEWRIDGENVTSINVPYFEFLEDDIDDDVLDQIPDDREVTVLCAKGGASEYVAGTLAERGYDVDHLEDGMNGWASIYEAVEVERYDGAGTLLQYQRPSSGCLGYLLYDDGEAAIIDPLRAFTDRYLEDADDLGVELQYALDTHVHADHISGVRELDDDGVEGVIPEAAVDRGVTYADELTTATDGDTFDVGDATIEAVYTPGHTTGMTSYLVDDSLLATGDGLFVESVARPDLEEGDDGAPDAARMLYESLQERVLTLPDDTLVGGAHFSDAAEPAADGTYTAPIGELVDEMDALTMDEQAFVDLILSDMPPRPANYEDIIATNLGQNAVDDEEAFTLELGPNNCAASQDSLAGD, encoded by the coding sequence ATGAACGCCGACGACTTCCCGACTCCGGACGTCGACGTGGAATCCGTCGACCCGGAGTCGCTCAAAGACCGCATCGACGCCGGCGAGGACGTCACGCTCCTCGACGCGCGCATGCAATCAGACTACGACGAGTGGCGTATCGACGGAGAGAACGTCACGTCGATCAACGTCCCGTACTTCGAATTCCTCGAGGACGACATCGACGACGACGTCCTCGACCAGATCCCCGACGACCGCGAGGTGACCGTCCTGTGCGCGAAGGGCGGCGCCAGCGAGTACGTCGCGGGCACGCTCGCGGAGCGCGGCTACGACGTCGACCACCTCGAAGACGGCATGAACGGCTGGGCGAGCATCTACGAGGCCGTCGAGGTCGAGCGCTACGACGGCGCCGGCACGCTCCTCCAGTACCAGCGCCCCTCTTCGGGCTGCCTCGGCTACCTCCTCTACGACGACGGCGAAGCCGCGATCATCGACCCGCTGCGCGCGTTCACCGACCGCTACCTCGAGGACGCAGACGACCTCGGTGTCGAGCTGCAGTACGCGCTGGACACCCACGTCCACGCCGACCACATCTCGGGCGTGCGCGAGCTCGACGACGACGGCGTCGAGGGCGTCATCCCCGAGGCCGCAGTCGACCGCGGCGTCACCTACGCGGACGAACTGACGACCGCTACCGACGGCGACACCTTCGACGTCGGTGACGCCACCATCGAGGCCGTCTACACGCCCGGCCACACGACCGGGATGACCTCGTACCTCGTCGACGACAGCCTGCTCGCGACCGGCGACGGGCTGTTCGTCGAGAGCGTCGCCCGCCCCGACCTCGAAGAGGGCGACGACGGTGCGCCCGACGCCGCGCGCATGCTCTACGAGTCCCTGCAGGAGCGCGTCCTCACGCTGCCCGACGACACGCTCGTCGGTGGCGCGCACTTCAGCGACGCCGCCGAGCCCGCCGCCGACGGCACCTACACCGCACCGATCGGCGAGCTCGTCGACGAGATGGACGCGCTCACGATGGACGAACAGGCGTTCGTCGACCTGATCCTCTCGGACATGCCGCCGCGGCCGGCCAACTACGAGGACATCATCGCGACGAACCTCGGCCAGAACGCCGTCGACGACGAGGAGGCGTTCACCCTGGAACTCGGGCCGAACAACTGCGCCGCCAGCCAGGACTCGCTCGCGGGTGACTAA
- a CDS encoding inorganic phosphate transporter produces the protein MDPALVALFVGAALASLFMAWVIGAGSSGATPYAPAVGANAITTMRAALLVGIFGFAGAVTQGGNVSEAIGSGLVGGISLPVAGVILVLVLGAGLMAVGITTGYPIATAFTVTGAVIGVGLALGGTPVWPKYRQIAAVWVLTPFVGGGIAFTIASLLPRPDVPERYSISVLTGLVGAVLVNVQFNFLGEGNAAGTVRGLGQQTLGVDGLASAVGVTGLAALAVAVVVWWDVRRDERGGLRRVLLALGSLVAFSAGGSQVGLAVGPLLPLLDEVGMVSTFAVLVGGGLGMLVGSWTGAPRMIKSLAQDYSSLGPRRSISALVPSFLIAQLAVLLGVPVSFNEIVVSAIIGSGAAVGGREAVDARKILVTVGAWAGSFLLSFALAYAAGALLL, from the coding sequence ATGGACCCCGCTCTCGTCGCCCTCTTCGTCGGTGCCGCACTCGCGAGCCTGTTCATGGCGTGGGTCATCGGTGCCGGCTCGAGCGGCGCCACGCCGTACGCCCCTGCCGTCGGCGCGAACGCCATCACGACGATGCGCGCCGCCCTCCTCGTCGGCATTTTCGGCTTCGCTGGCGCCGTCACCCAGGGCGGCAACGTCTCGGAAGCCATCGGCAGCGGCCTCGTCGGGGGCATCAGCCTGCCCGTCGCCGGCGTCATCCTCGTGCTCGTGTTGGGCGCGGGGCTGATGGCGGTCGGCATCACGACCGGCTACCCGATCGCGACTGCGTTCACCGTGACCGGCGCCGTCATCGGCGTCGGCCTCGCCCTCGGCGGAACACCGGTCTGGCCGAAGTACCGGCAGATCGCCGCCGTCTGGGTACTGACGCCGTTCGTCGGCGGTGGCATCGCGTTCACCATCGCGAGCCTCCTCCCGCGTCCCGACGTCCCCGAACGGTACAGTATCTCCGTTCTCACCGGCCTCGTCGGCGCCGTCCTCGTGAACGTCCAGTTCAACTTCCTGGGTGAGGGGAACGCAGCGGGAACCGTCCGCGGTCTCGGACAGCAGACGCTGGGCGTCGACGGACTCGCGTCGGCGGTCGGGGTTACCGGCCTCGCGGCGCTGGCCGTCGCGGTCGTCGTCTGGTGGGACGTCAGACGCGACGAACGCGGCGGCTTGCGTCGGGTACTGCTGGCGCTCGGGTCGCTCGTGGCGTTCTCCGCGGGCGGGAGTCAGGTCGGGCTCGCCGTCGGGCCGCTGCTGCCGCTGCTCGACGAGGTGGGGATGGTGTCGACGTTCGCCGTGCTCGTCGGTGGTGGCCTCGGAATGCTCGTCGGCTCGTGGACGGGTGCGCCGCGGATGATCAAGTCGCTGGCGCAGGACTACTCGTCGCTCGGGCCGCGGCGCTCCATCTCGGCGCTCGTGCCGTCGTTCCTGATCGCACAGCTGGCAGTCCTGCTGGGCGTCCCGGTCTCGTTCAACGAGATCGTCGTCAGCGCCATCATCGGGAGCGGCGCCGCTGTCGGCGGCCGGGAGGCGGTGGACGCCAGAAAGATTCTCGTGACAGTGGGGGCGTGGGCGGGGTCGTTCCTCCTCTCGTTCGCCCTCGCGTACGCCGCCGGCGCTCTGCTGTTGTAG
- a CDS encoding YeeE/YedE family protein, which translates to MSDRHPAFMPLILVGGLVFGFGLAYSQMARPEVVLNFLQFEDFGLVFVMFGGAAVTGLTFFVAPRLLGRAPLTGDSFERRLKSFDRNVLVGGAIFGVGWGLSGICPGAAYASLGIGNVTILWALAGMFLGAYAQGYWRSRSQARDTAATRAD; encoded by the coding sequence ATGAGTGACCGGCATCCCGCGTTCATGCCGTTGATCCTCGTCGGCGGGCTCGTCTTCGGCTTCGGGCTCGCGTACAGCCAGATGGCCCGGCCCGAGGTCGTCCTGAACTTCCTCCAGTTCGAGGACTTCGGGCTGGTGTTCGTGATGTTCGGCGGCGCCGCGGTGACGGGGCTGACGTTCTTCGTCGCGCCGCGGCTGTTGGGCCGCGCGCCGCTGACCGGCGACAGCTTCGAGCGCCGCTTGAAGTCCTTCGACCGGAACGTCCTCGTCGGCGGCGCCATCTTCGGCGTCGGCTGGGGGCTCTCCGGCATCTGCCCGGGCGCGGCGTACGCGAGCCTCGGCATCGGCAACGTCACCATCCTCTGGGCGCTCGCCGGGATGTTCCTCGGCGCGTACGCGCAGGGCTACTGGCGGAGCCGCAGCCAGGCGCGTGACACCGCCGCGACGCGCGCAGACTAA
- a CDS encoding helix-turn-helix domain-containing protein, producing MGLYEASIRVKHECPYRKLSERYPDLTIREWPLSDCQVLEITTETTPTDELLDEIDEIGTVLYESADDGGYHVVTQSCLCSLEESVIDRFEEHNCLYQSPTIYRQGWEHYTVVAFDGEDVRELLEELRSDREIELLSKTSISETQIPHSMLAPANQLFEDITDRQLAALQFALESGYYEQPRKTSLRDLAEQTAVARSTYEEHLRKAENKLLTNAGQFLRLVTATSTADPLGVEGGRRTEQAAD from the coding sequence ATGGGACTGTACGAGGCGTCGATTCGCGTCAAACACGAGTGCCCGTACCGGAAGCTCTCGGAGCGATACCCGGACCTGACGATACGCGAGTGGCCGCTGAGCGACTGCCAGGTGCTCGAGATCACGACGGAGACGACGCCGACCGACGAACTACTCGACGAGATCGACGAGATCGGCACTGTACTGTACGAGTCGGCGGACGACGGCGGGTACCACGTCGTCACCCAGTCCTGTCTCTGTTCGCTCGAAGAGTCCGTCATCGACCGCTTCGAGGAGCACAACTGCCTGTACCAGTCGCCGACGATCTACCGCCAGGGCTGGGAGCACTACACGGTCGTCGCGTTCGACGGCGAGGACGTGCGCGAACTGCTCGAAGAGCTCCGTTCCGACAGGGAGATCGAACTCCTCTCGAAGACGTCGATCTCGGAGACACAGATTCCACACAGTATGCTGGCGCCGGCGAACCAGCTGTTCGAAGACATCACTGACCGGCAGCTAGCCGCACTCCAGTTCGCCCTCGAAAGCGGCTACTACGAACAACCCCGGAAGACGTCGCTCCGCGACCTCGCCGAACAAACCGCCGTCGCTCGCTCGACGTACGAAGAACACCTCCGGAAGGCGGAGAACAAACTCCTCACGAACGCGGGCCAGTTCCTCCGGCTGGTCACCGCGACCTCGACGGCCGACCCACTGGGCGTCGAGGGCGGTCGGCGTACCGAACAGGCCGCCGACTAA
- the trxA gene encoding thioredoxin gives MATDTASDAGTASTNEPLHVDGQSQLDDVVAEHDVVLTDFYADWCGPCQMLEPTVETLAAETDATVAKVDVDANQQLAAAYGVQGVPTLILFADGEQVEEVVGLKGEDGLRTLIETYTE, from the coding sequence ATGGCAACTGATACTGCATCCGACGCTGGCACCGCGTCCACGAACGAACCGCTCCACGTCGACGGGCAGTCCCAGCTCGACGACGTCGTCGCAGAACACGACGTCGTCCTCACGGACTTCTACGCCGACTGGTGTGGCCCCTGCCAGATGCTCGAACCCACCGTCGAGACGCTGGCTGCCGAGACCGACGCGACCGTGGCCAAAGTCGACGTCGACGCCAACCAGCAGCTCGCCGCTGCCTACGGCGTCCAGGGCGTCCCCACGCTGATCCTGTTCGCCGACGGTGAACAGGTCGAGGAAGTCGTCGGTCTCAAGGGAGAAGACGGACTCCGAACGCTCATCGAGACCTACACCGAATAG
- a CDS encoding sulfite exporter TauE/SafE family protein, with protein sequence MSLLLVGFFVGFGLLIGILFGFFGMGGSFLVTPALLVMGYPSRVAVGSGLAFVFGTSVIGALRHRDHGHVDYKLAVIMTVAMTLGIEAGKRAVDALHAAGNADLVISVAYVGLLATVGLFTLRDARSTDTTTSVDLSERVQALEIPPMVTLRGDVRVSASIIFGIGLVVGVLSGLLGVGGGFLLMPAMMYGLGVPAAIAVGTDILQITISGAFGAFVYARDGFVAIPVVATLLAGSALGARIGAGVSNIVDEDDIKGYFATMLLAGSVAVAAKRVGTAYDIGVLNTVSIALIFGATVVVSGAILLAAVCQLRDDNTGFWCRLSAT encoded by the coding sequence ATGAGTCTGCTGCTCGTCGGTTTCTTCGTCGGATTCGGGCTGCTCATCGGTATCCTGTTCGGCTTCTTCGGGATGGGCGGGTCGTTCCTCGTCACGCCCGCCCTTCTCGTGATGGGCTACCCGTCGCGGGTCGCCGTCGGTAGCGGGCTCGCGTTCGTGTTCGGGACGAGCGTCATCGGCGCGCTCCGCCACCGCGACCACGGCCACGTCGACTACAAACTCGCAGTCATCATGACCGTCGCGATGACGCTCGGCATCGAAGCCGGCAAGCGCGCCGTCGACGCCCTCCACGCGGCAGGGAACGCCGATCTCGTCATCAGCGTCGCGTACGTCGGCCTGCTGGCAACGGTCGGGTTGTTCACGCTACGCGACGCCCGCAGTACTGACACCACAACGAGTGTCGACCTCTCCGAGCGCGTACAAGCACTGGAAATCCCACCGATGGTGACGCTCCGCGGTGACGTCCGAGTGTCCGCGAGTATCATCTTCGGCATCGGTCTGGTCGTCGGCGTCCTCTCCGGCCTCCTCGGCGTCGGCGGCGGCTTCCTGCTGATGCCCGCAATGATGTACGGTCTGGGCGTGCCGGCCGCCATCGCCGTCGGGACGGACATCCTCCAAATCACGATTTCGGGTGCTTTCGGCGCCTTCGTCTACGCCCGCGACGGGTTCGTCGCGATTCCGGTGGTGGCGACGTTGCTCGCCGGGAGTGCCCTCGGCGCGCGCATCGGCGCGGGCGTCTCGAACATCGTCGACGAGGACGACATCAAGGGGTACTTCGCGACGATGCTACTCGCCGGTAGCGTCGCCGTCGCCGCCAAACGCGTCGGCACCGCCTACGACATCGGCGTACTCAACACCGTGAGTATCGCGCTCATCTTCGGCGCGACCGTCGTCGTGAGTGGTGCGATCCTGTTGGCCGCGGTGTGCCAGCTTCGCGACGACAACACTGGCTTCTGGTGCCGCCTGTCGGCGACGTAA